A stretch of DNA from Catenulispora acidiphila DSM 44928:
ACGCTGCGGGACCTGGTCTTCACCCATATCCAGAACATGCCAGGCGTGCGCTCGACCCGCACGCTGTTGGTCTTCGACGAGACGGACCACCTGCCGGCGCTGCCAGGCGATCCGGAGCTCATCCGCGAGTCCGACCCGCCCCCCGACGCATGAACACCGCCCACGTCAGCGCCGCACACAGCGCGTAGAACAGCAGGAACGTCCAGTACGCCGCGTTCCCGTTCTTCGTACTGAGGAACGACTGCCGGAAGGCCATGTTGACCAGCACTCCCCCGAATGCCCCAACGGCTCCGGCCAGCCCGATCAGCGCCCCGCTCAGCCGCCGGGCGTCGGCGTCGGCCTCCCCGGCGAACAGCGCCGGGATCATCTTGTACACCGAGCCGTTGCCGATCCCGCTGAACACGAACAGCAGCACGAACCCGGTCACGAACGCCGGCAGCGAACCGGCGTGGGACGCGGCCAGCACGACACCCGCGCCCGCCGCCATCAAGGCGAACGTGACCAGCGTGACCCGCGCCCCGCCGAGCCGGTCGGCCAGCCGTCCCCCGATCGGCCGCGACAGCGAACCGAGCAGCGGACCGAGGAAGGTCAGGTACGCGGCGTCCACGGGAGTGGCGAACTCGCTCTTGAACTGCACCTGCAACACCTGCCCGAAGGCGAAGCCGAAGCCGATGAACGACCCGAAGGTCCCGATGTAGAGCACTGACACGGCCCACGTCGTGCCGCGCTTGGCCACCTGGCGGATCGCGCCCTTCTCCGCACGCCGGTTCGGCAGGTTGTCCATGTACAGCGCCGATCCCGCCGCGGCCACCACGATCAGCGGCAGGTAGATCCCGGCGACCAGTCCCGGATGCCCCTTGCCGCTCCAGGCCAGCACCGCCAGCCCGACCAGCTGCACGGCGGCGACCCCGACGTTCCCGCCGCCGGCGTTGAGCCCCAGCGCCCAGCCCTTGAGCCGGTCGGGGTAGAAGGCGTTGATGTTCGTCATCGAGGAGGCGAAGTTCCCGCCGCCGATGCCGGTGATCGCCGCCAGCACCAGCAGCGTCGAGTACGACACCCCCGGTTTGACCAGGAAGGCCGCCAGGGCACAGGGGATCAG
This window harbors:
- a CDS encoding nitrate/nitrite transporter; protein product: MSVITTEQTLSDKALLDAWNPEDEELWAVGARRIARRNLALSILSEHIGFSVWSLWSVLVLFLGPGYHVDAAGKFLLTSVPTLVGSVLRLPYSFAVTRFGGRNWTVFSALILLIPCALAAFLVKPGVSYSTLLVLAAITGIGGGNFASSMTNINAFYPDRLKGWALGLNAGGGNVGVAAVQLVGLAVLAWSGKGHPGLVAGIYLPLIVVAAAGSALYMDNLPNRRAEKGAIRQVAKRGTTWAVSVLYIGTFGSFIGFGFAFGQVLQVQFKSEFATPVDAAYLTFLGPLLGSLSRPIGGRLADRLGGARVTLVTFALMAAGAGVVLAASHAGSLPAFVTGFVLLFVFSGIGNGSVYKMIPALFAGEADADARRLSGALIGLAGAVGAFGGVLVNMAFRQSFLSTKNGNAAYWTFLLFYALCAALTWAVFMRRGAGRTRG